The segment CGCGCCCCCGAGACCTCGGCGGTCGCTGTCGGGGCCGGATCCGAGCGACGGACGCGACGGCCCGGTGCGCTGGGGCAGGACCTAAGCTTTTGCGCATGACCACCGCGAAGGCCGAACCGCGGGACGACAGTGTCCCTTCCTCTCCCGGGTCCCCCGCCGTCGCCGCGTTGACGCCGCGGCTGTTGGGCTGGGAGATCGCCGTGGTGTTGGCGGCATCCGTCGCCGCCTACGCGGTCGAGTCCACGATCTCCTTCGTCGGGGTCCTGACGTCGCCGGAGAGCCTGTCGGCGCAGCAGGCCAACCTGGTGGTCCCCGGCGCGCAGTCCGAACGGCCGTGGCTGGACCTCGCCGTCCAGGTGTTCCGGATCGTCAACGCGCTCGTCCCGGTCGTTCTCGTCGTCTACCTGCTGCACCGCACCCGGGAGTCCGCCGCGCGCATCGGGTTCGACGTACGACGCCCGGGCTTCGACCTCGGCTACGGCGCCCTGCTCGCCGGCCTGATCGGCGCGGGGGGCCTGGTGGTCTACCTGGTCTCGGTCAATCTCGGACTCACGCGCCCCATCGCGCCGAGCACCCTGCACCCCCACTGGTGGCAGATCCCGGTCCTCGTTCTCCAGGCGGTGAAGAACGGAGTCCTGGAAGAGGTGATCGTCGTCGGTTACCTCATGCACCGCTTCGGGCAGCTCGGCCGGATGTGGGGCTGGTCCCCGCGCCGCTCGGCGATCGTCGCGACGGCGACCAGCTCGGGACTGCGCGCCTTCTACCACCTCTACCAGGGGGTGGGAATGTTCTTCGGGAACCTGGTGATGGGGGTCGTCTTCTGCTGGTTCTACCATCGCTTCGGTCGGGTGATGCCGCTGGTGGTGGCGCACGCGGTCATCGACATCGTGGCGTTCGTCGGAGCGGTGTACCTGATCGGCGCGCTGGACTGGTTGCCGGTCTAGTCAGCGCCGAGGGCGCTGGGCGTCCAGGGAGTCCTCCAGGTAGCGCGGACGTGCGATGAGGAGTCCGGCGGTGGCGTTGGCGACGACGGCGCACAACGCGATGACGACCGACAGGCCCCAGCCACCGGTGGCCCCGTAGGCCAGGCCGAACAGCAGGGGTCCGGCCCCACCGATGAGGTAGCCGACGCTCTGGGACGTCGCGGACAGCGTCGCCGTCCCCGCGGCGGTCCGGGTTCGGATGGCGAAGAGGGTGAGGGCCAACGGGAAACTGGACATGGCGACACCGAGGAGGGTGGACCACACCCAGGGCGCCGCGACCGGCGCGATCCCCAGGCCGACGAGGCCGACCACGTAGCAGCTACTACACGCGACCACGATCCATCGCTGGTCGCGGATCCGGACGGCGAGCCCCGGGAGCAGCAGTGACGTGGGGATCGCCAGCGCGGACAGGTAGGAGAGCTGCACTCCGGCCTCGGCGGCGCCCAGGCCACTGGTCCGCAGGAGCTGGGAGTACCAGCCGAACAGGATGTAGGCCAGCGCGGACTGGGTGCCGAAGTAGGTGATGCTCTGCCATCCCATCGCGCTGCCCAGGACGCGGCGCACGCTCAGCGTGGAGCTGCCGGCGGCCGAGGAGGTACCTCCCAACAGGACGATGACCCACGGAACCGCGGCGATCACTGCGAAGGCAGCGTACCCGGTCAGGACGATCCGCCAGTCGCCGCTGACGGCGTGCATCGCGGGTACGGTCAGCGCCGCGGCGAGCGCGCTGCCGACTGCCATGGCGGTGGTGTACAGCGTCGTCAGCGCGCCCACGCGGTCGGGAAAGAGTCGCTTGATCAGGCCGGGGAGCAGGACGTTGCCCACGGCTCCGCCCGACAGGGCGACGGCGCTGCAGACCATGAACAGCCACGTGGGCTCGGCGAACCCACGTGCTCCGGAGCCGAGCGCGATCGCGCACAGGGCCACCAGCAGGAGGCGCTGTTCCCCGATCAGGCGGGCGAGCACGGGGGTGAAACCACCGAAGAGGGCGAAGCAGACGACGGGAAGCGTCGTCAGCAGGCCAGCGCCGAGCGCGCTGAGGCCCAGTCCGTTGGTGAGCTCCTCCAGGATCGGCCCAACGCTGGTCACGGCGATGCGAAGGTTGAGGCCGGCCAGGCCGATGCCGAGGACGAGAAGTATCGCGACGGTCCAGGAGCGGCGCGCCGGGAGCCGAACCTCGCTCTCACGTTGTGTCATCTCCACCCGAGCAATCATAGGATGACCCCATAACTGGATTCGACTCGCCCCCGGAACCGGTACCATGCCTGAACCTGGCCCAAGCTCCTGCGCAGGCGCGGAACCCCGTCCGAAACGAGACCGACCAATGGCCGATCAGGAGGAAGGCGTGCCCCTCGCCTCGACACGACGAACGGGACTCGTCGAACAGGTCATCACCCAGATCCGCACCCAGATTGACTCAGGCGAGTGGCGGGTCGGCGACCGGATACCGACCGAGACGGAACTGTCGGACCAACTGGAGGTGGGGAGGAACACGGTGCGCGAGGCCGTGCGCGCCCTCGCCCACACGGGTCTGTTGGAGATCCGCCAGGGCGCCGGCACGTTCGTGCGGGCGTCCAGCGAACTCGCGGGGGCGCTACGTCGCCGCGTGGAACGCGGAAAGCTACGCGAGACCCTGGAGGTGCGCCGCGCCTTGGAGGTGGAGGCGGCCCGGCTGGCGGCGACCCGTCGCACCGACACCGACCTCGAGGAACTCAACACCCAGTTGCGCCGGCGCAAAGCGGCCCACGACGTGGGGGACCCGGCCGCGTTCGTCGACTCCGACGTCGCCCTGCACCGCGCCGTCGTCCGCGCCTCCCACAGCCCGCTGCTGATCGAGCTGTACAGCAACCTGACCCCCGGAATCACCGAGGGTATCGCCAGCATGGTCCTCGAGGACGGGACCGAGACGGTGCCCATCGACCACACACCACTGGTCGCCGCCATCCGCGACCGGGACCCCGACGCCGCGGCCCAGGAGACCACGCGGTTCATCGACGAACTCCTGGAGGAGAACCAGGACTAGCACCCGCTTTACGGGGGTGGGATCTGGCCCCGCCATGGCTGGTGCGGCGGCGTGTGCCCCGTCGGCGTGTGGTTCCATTCACCGCTCGGCGGGGGGTGGACCGGCCCGGGACCGCCCTGGTGGTGGTGCCAGGCGGGGCCGACCGGCGACGCGGTCGCGGAGGTGTCACGACGGGCCGCGGTGAGCACGAGCGCGAGGGCGGCGCCCCCCAGCAGCAGCGCTCCGACGATGGTGCGCACCGTCATCAGCACCGGGTGAACGCTGGAGCCGATCTCGACCATCTGGTACAGGATCAGGAGATTCCAGCCGTAGGCGATGGGAAAGTAGGCGACGAGCAACGCGGCCGCACAGAGCCCCCCGCCTCGTCGCCGCCGGTCGCCGAGCACGGCGAAGACCCCCACTCCCACTCCGAGGAGGAGGAAGGGCACCTGGTAGGCGAGCCCCTGCAGGGCCGGAGGTAGCACGTCAGACTCCGTTCCGGAACCGCGGAGCGGCCTGGTGGGTCCCCGTCGCGGGGCGAGCTCCCGTGGTCGGTGGGTCCCGGCGCAGCGCGGCAACGGCCAACAACAGCAGCGCGAGCACCAGAACGGCGGTGTGCACGATGTCGTACGCGGTCCACAGCCACGGGTCGACCGCCCCGGCGACGACGGTGACCAACCACGGGGAACTGGCCGCGTACACGATCATGAGGATGGAGCCGACGATCGTGAACACACGCCGATGGGGCGCGCACCTGTCGGCGACGACCAACCCCACGACGCCGGCCGCGGCGAACAACGCGCTCGACGTGAGGGGGACCAGTATCTCGATCATGACCTGCCCGACCGATCCGTGAGTGTGTCGCGCCTCACCCTACCGATCAGCACCCCACACGTACCCGCCTCGGCCGCTTCCGGCCCCGCCTTCGGGGGACCGCCGTGGCCATGCGGTGACCGACGGGAGACGCGTCCCTACCGCACACACCGTCGCTGGTCGACGGGACGAGCCGGCGCGCAGTGGACCCCGCGACCGTGCGCGAAAAAGGCGGCGGCGCGTGCCCGCGGCTGGTGGCGGTCTCTTCCCTGTTATCGGTCAGGATCTCGGTGGAGGCCAGCCGGAAGTGGTCATCTCTGGCGGTGTGCGGATAGCCAAAGCCGATCACGGGTTGGCGCCTTCGCGGGCGGAGGCGCTCGTGCGCCTGTTCGCCCTGCCTTGGGCTCGACCGTGGACACGGTGGCCCCGCCGGCAGGGATGACGCCCGAGTTTCTCTCCGCCGACGTGGACCAGCTCGCCGGGGTGCTGGCGTTCGTCGGGGCGCATCACGCGTGTTGTGGCCCGGTCCAGGTGGTACGGGAGGGCGCAGCGGTAGCCGGCCAGGAGCCGACGCACGGTCGAGGCGCGCATGCCAGGTGTCCGGCGGTACGGGCAGGTCCCCACCCGTGGAGGTGGCGGAGTTCGATGACGGCACGCTCGGGTCGGGTGTGGGCGCGGCGTCGGTCTGGATGGCGTGGGGCCTCGAGGGCCTTCCCGCTGGTGGACGTGAGACATCCACACCAGGACCGAAGGCCCTCCTATGTCGTTTCAGCAGGGGGCAGGGCCACCAACCAACAGGGTCTGGACATCCAGCCCACCGGCGTACAGGATCGTGTTCCCGTCTTCGCCATACCGCCGCTGGCGGAGACCGGTCACGTGCCCCGCCGTGCGTCGTCGATCCCGTCGCCACCCTGGCCGTGTGGTGGTCCCGGTGAGGGGGCCCGTCCTCGCCAACATGCCGTCGCCGGTGGGCGAGGACGATCGCCGTGGCTCCCGAGTCCACGCACGACCCCGCGCTCCCCGTTCCGTGTCCGCCGCGACGCCTCACCGAGGATCACGTAAACCCCGAATCGCCACCTCCGGCGCCGAGCCTCGGGATCCACGGGCGGGCGGGGCGGGGCGACGAGGACGACTCCCCCACCGGGGCGTCGGTCTGCTTCGCGGTCGGGTCCCGAAATCGCCGTGGCCGTCGCGGCCTCAGGGGCGTCCCACCGCTCGGGCGGCGACGGGGGCTCCGGACCAGCCGGTGACGCGTGAGGGGTCCAGATTGAGGACGTCCAGCGTGCTGCGTCCGTTGGACAGCGCGTCCAGGACGGTGCGCTCGTGTTCGGAGGCGGCGATGGTGGCGGCGACGATCCGCGCGGTGTCGGCGCGGGCGAGGACGACCGCTCCGTCCTCGTCGGCGGCGACCCAGTCGCCGCGCCGCACCGGCTGGGCTCCCCCGGCCAGATGGACCGTCTCACCGACGCTTCCGCCACGTTCGGAGGTGGGTTCACGTACCGAGACACCGGTGCCGACGACCGGAAGTCCACAGCGGGTGATGCCCACGACGTCACGCACGCTCCCCTCGACCATGATCCCCGCGAGGTCGCGAATCTGGGCGGCCACCGCCAGGATCTCGCCGACGTAGCCGTAGTCCGGATCCGCGGCGGTGTCCACGACGAGGACGGTACGCGGCGTCGCCTGCGCGACCGCGACGTGGATGGCGAGGTTGTCACCGGGCAGGCACGCCACGGGCAGCGCCGCTCCCGCCAGGGCCGCTCCGGGCCATACCGGGAACAGGTGAGATCCCAGCGACTGGGCCCCGTTCTTGGCGAGTGCCGTCGTTCCCAACGCGGTCAGGGTGTCCGCGAGCGCCACGTCAACCTCCATCACCGGCCAGGACAGGGCACGTGCGCCACGGGAGGTCCGGAGGGACGGCCGGCCACGCGCGCCTTGCGCTGAGCCTCCGCTCATGCACAAATACTCACGGGTAACTTCGGGGTCGCGCAAGGTGTCGGGGCGAGAAAAACCGCGAAAGGTGCCGGGAGGGGTTCGTCCGGACGACGGCCCTGACTCCCCCGGTGGCGGAACGGTGGGGCGCGGTCGCCGGCCCCGTCATCGTCCCGCGAGGACACCCACCCGATCCAGGGCGTCACGCGCGGCCGCGGCGTCGTGGACCCGGAAGACGCGCGCCCCCTGCCACGCCGAGACCGCGAGAACGGCCAGTGTGCCGGCCAGCCGCTCACCCACCGGCGCGTCCAGCGTCTCGCCGATGAAGTCCTTGTTGGACACCGCGACCAGCACCGGCCACCCGGTGTCGGTGAGCTCCCGCAGGCGGCGGGTGAGCTCCAGGGAGTGGTAGGTGTTCTTGCCGAAGTCGTGGGTGGGGTCCACGAGGATCCGTTCGGGGGCGACGCCGAGGTCCACCGCACGCTCGGCGAGTCGGCACACGGTGTCGACGACGTCGGCGACGACGTCGGTGTACTCCGGGCGGTGGGGGTCGGTGCGGGGCGCCAGTCCCCCGGTGTGGCTGCACACCAGCCCGGCGCCGTGGTCGGCGGCGACCCGGGCGAGGTCGGGGTCCGCGCCGGCCCACGTGTCGTTGATGAGGTCGGCTCCGGCCCGCGCGCACAGGTCGGCGACCTCGGCGCGCCAGGTGTCGACCGAGACCACGACGGTCGGGTGGCGGCGGCGGACCTCTTCGATGAGTCCCACCGTCCGGCGCGCCTCCTCGACGGCGTCCACGGCCGGACCGTAGCCGGCCCGGACACCACCGATGTCCACGATGTCGGCTCCGCGACTGACCGCGGTGTCGACGGCGCGGACCGCGGCGTCGAAGCCGAAGGTCGAGCCTCGGTCGTAGAAGGAGTCCGGTGTCCGGTTAACCACCGCCATCACGGCGTGGCTTCCGACGGGGAAGGAACGCTCCCCCAGGCACAGTTCGCCCACCCTGACCTCCGTCGCGCGCGACCCGGTGTCGTTCCTTGACCACGCCGAGGTGGGCCCAGGTCTCCACCTCGGTGATGTCGGCGAGAGAGCGGACCGCCCCCAGTGTCTCCACGACCCCGGCCCGGTCGGCGCCGGCGACCACGCCGATGACGTCGAAGCGACCAAAACCACTGATCGCGAAGTTCACTCCGGGAACCCTACCAAGGTGAGCGGCCGCCGCCGCGGCGTCGCCGCGACAGTGGGCGCCGAATCCCACGCACTCGTTGACCCCCATGGTGGCCGGCTCCAGCAGCGCGGTGACGTGCACCATCCCGATGCCGATCAGGCGCACGACGCGCGAACGGGTCGCGGCCTGGGAGAGCCCCACGTGTCGGGCCAGCTCGGCGTAGGACGCGCGGCCATCCTCCTGGAGGAGGCGGATGAGCCGCCAGTCCAGCCCGTCGACGGCGGCGCGAGGGTCCGAGGCGCCGACTGGTTCGCGTGGTCCCACGGCCGCGCGGAACACGTCGGTGCGCGCGACGCCCGTGACGCGCCGCAGGGTGGCGAGCTCCGTGGCGAGCTGGTTGTCGTTGGCCGTACGCAGGTAGGCGACGACGGGGACCCGCCCCGCGGTGTGCGCGGCGAAGATGACGGAGTCGCGATGCTGGAGTTCGGTCACCAGATGTTCACTCGCGCCGTGCACGGTGAACTCCACCAGCGCGAACACCTGCATCCCGGTCAGTCCCGCGTGGGGGATCCCCACGACGCGGATCGCTCCGGTGGTGAGCATGCGGCGTACCCGCGCCCGCACGGCCGTCCGGGACAGTCCCACGCCCTCCGCCAGGGTCTGGTAGGTCGCTCGTCCATCGGTCTGGAGCGCTTTGATCAGCGCAGCGTCGATGGCGTCGAGCACGGCGCGGCCTTCCTGTCGAATGGTGTCACCCAGCGGGCCCTGGGGCCAGATCATGACACTCGTGCCAGGATCTGGTGGCGAATCCGCACAAATTCCCGCACCGAATAGCGGATGGGGGCCATTCGGTGCTCGGTACCCCACTCCGGGAGCGGGCGCCGGGCCGGAACCGGGTGCGGTGGACGCGCGCCGACCTGGCCCCTCGCCACCGAGTGGGCGCCAGCCTGTGATACCCATAAGTCCGACTCTTGACAGAAAGGAGGACGATGCCCGAGTCGTCGCCCCCAGTGTCCCGTCCGGGGACCGCGCGTGCCCTCCTGTGGACCGCTCTCTCCGTCATCCTTCCGGGTTCCGCGCATCTGCGGGCCGGGAAGCGCCGCGCCGGTACCGCGCTGATCGTCGGGTACGTCGTCCTTCTCGTCGCCGCCGGAGTCGCCGCCTACCTCATGGGCGACGCCACACGCGCCGCTCGGTTGGCCCTGCGCCCGAACGTCCTGCTCGCCCTGGGCGGGTCGGCCGTGGTGCTGGCCCTGCTGTGGTGCACGGTCGTCGTCCACTCCTACGTCCTGCTGCGGCCCGAACGCAGTGGCGTTCTCGCCCGCCTCACCTCGGTGGTCGTCGTCGCCGCGCTGTGCCTCACCGTCGCCGCGCCGGCCGCGGCGACCCTGCGCGGCACCTACATCGCGCACGATCGCCTCACCTCGATCTTCGGGGCGGACGCGCCCGACCATCCGTCGTCCTCCGAGGATCCGACCGCGGTGTGGGGCGACCGGGACCGGGTCTCCATGCTGCTGATCGGCAGCGACGGTGGGGACAACCGCTACGGGGTGCGCACCGACAGCATGATGGTCGCCAACATCGACGTCGAGCACGGCGACGTGGTGCTGATCGGTCTGCCGCGAAACCTGCAGAACGTGCCGTTCCCGGAGGACTCCGAACTCGCCGAGCTCTACCCCGAGCCCACCGGCTTCGACCAACTGCTGCAGGACGTGTACCAGGTCGTCGAGGAGGATCCCGAGCTCGCGGTGACCCCGGGAGTGCCCAACCCCGCGGCCGACACCCTCAAGGACACGATCGGCTACGCGATCGGTCTGGACGTCGACTACTACGCCATGGTCGACATGCAGGGGTTCGAGGACCTGATCGACGCGATCGGCGGGGTGCGGATCCGGATCGAGGACGAGATTCCCTGGGGCCATCGGGGTGACGTCCTGGAGCCGGGTGTCCAACAGCTCACCGGCCAGCAGTCCCTGTGGTACGTGCGCTCCCGTATCGGCAGCGACGACTACACGCGGATGGGACGGCAGGGGTGCCTGATCCAGGCGGTCGCCGAGCAGGTCGACCCCTGGACCGTCGTCACGAGCTTCCAGGACCTCGCGGACGCGGCCGAGGCGACCCTGGAGACCGACGTCCCCCTGGCCTTGGTGAGCAACTTCGTCGACCTGGCGGAACTCGTCCCGCAGGGGTCCATGCGCACGCTGCAGCTATCGCCACCGCAGGTGTCGACGGCCTACCCGGACTGGGAGGAGGTCCGGGAGATGGTGGCCGAGGCGGTACAGGAGCAGGAAGACGCCCAGGCCGCGGCCGAAGAGGACGCCACCTCGACCCCTGACGCCACCGAGACCGGCGCGGCCGACGACGACGCCCCCGACGAGGACGCGGACACCTCCGAGGAGGGCGCCGAGGACGAGGAGTCCACGGAGTGGCAGGACTGGAGCGGCTCTCCCAGTGCCTCCCCCACCACACCGGGCCGTCAGGTGGGCGACGAACCGGCGTCCCTGGACGAGATCTGCCCGTAGGTCCGGCCCCGTCGGGTGCGGGGGCGGACCCACATCGAACGGAAAAGCCACGTGCGGTCGAATCGGTCAGAGGCCGCGGACCGGTCAGACCGCCTTCGCCGCGAAGGTAACGTTCGCCGTGTGGGACACAACCGGGGGGACGCGACGTGACACGGATCGTGGTGACACTCCTGTGTCTGGGGGCCGTCGTCGCCGCCGTCGTGCTGTGGGCCGCTCCCCTGCTGGAGCGGGTGGGCGTCAGCGGCGCCGTGCTCCCCTGGACCGAAGCGTGCTCGGTGGGTGAGGGCGACGCCTCGTTCGCGCTCTCCCTCGACCAGGCCCAGCGCGCCACGACCGCAGTCGCCCTGGAGTCCCGGGACGACGTGGAGGACGTCGAGGTGGACGTCCAGGACGTCGAGTCCGACGCCCTGGACCTGCTGCGCGACGGTCCCGCCGACGGCCCCGGCCCCGTGTTGACCTGCTCGGTGTCGGGATCGGACGATCTGGTCGAGGAGGACCTCAACGACTCCGGACTCACCCCACGCGCCGAGAACGTGCTGGAGGAGATGCGGGACGTCTTCGGCGAGCTCAGCGTCGGCGGGTTCGAACCCGGCGGAGTCGACGAGGGGCACGGAGAGAACTCCGCCCACTACCAGGGACGCGCCGTCGACGTGTTCTTCCGCCCCGTGAGTGAGGAGAACCGTCGCGCCGGGTGGGTCCTCACCAACTGGTTGGTCGCCCACGCCGGTGACCTCGACGTCGACGTGATCATCTTCGATGACCGGATCTTCTCCTCCCGGCTGCCCCAGTGGCGCGACTACAACTCCCCCGATCCCGACAACGAGATCCTGCGCCACCTGGACCACGTCCACGTCGACGTACGACGCGGCTCGGGCGACTGACCACGTCGTCCCACGGACCATCCGCGCCGCGGCGCCGTCTCGGTCCCGAAACGGGCGGGGCGGCCCTGGAACCCGCGCCGGGCGACACGTTACGGTGCTCTACGTGCCTGCAATAGACGCGGAATTCCTCGCCCTTCCCGCCCGAGAACTGGCCGACGCCGCCCTGCAACGAGCCCGGGACCTCGGCGCGGAGCACGCCGACGTACGGCTGCAGCGCATGGTCGGTCAACTGGTCGTACTCGCGGACGGTGGTGTGGAGTCCGCCGCCGACACCGACACCCTCGGGTTCGCCGTCCGGGTCATCAAGGACGGCACCTGGGGGTTCGCCGCGACGAGCCTGCTGGGCGTCGACGCCGCGGTGGCGACCGCCACGCGTGCGGTGGAGTCGGCCGTGATGTCGGCGGCGGTGAACTCCGAGCGGATCGAGCTCGCACCGGAACCGGTCCACACCGACGCCACCTGGGTGTCGGCGTACGAGGTGGACCCGTTCTCCGTTCCCACCAGTGACAAGACCGACGTGCTCGCCGGGTGGAGCCGAGGCCTGCTCGCCGACCCACGTGTCGATCACGTCGACGCCCACCTGTGGCAGGTCAAGGAACAGAAGTTCTACGCCGACTCCGCCGGAACCACGACCACGCAGCAACGTGTGCGCATGGCTCCCGTTCTGGAGGTCATCTCGACCGCGACGGGGACGTTGGAAAGCATGCGGACGATCACCCCGCCCGCGGGCCGTGGCTACGAGTACCTCACGGCGATGGAACCGGAGCTGGCCGAACTGCCCGAGCTGCTCGCGGAGAAGCTCGCCGCGCCGAGCGTGGAGCCGGGGGACTACGCGCTACTCATCCACCCGTCCAATCTGTGGCTCACGATTCACGAGTCGATCGGACACGCCACCGAACTGGACCGGGCGCTCGGGTACGAGGCGGCCTACGCGGGAACGTCGTTCGCCACCCCGGACAAGCTGGGATCCCTCCGCTACGGCTCGGAGATCATGAACGTCACCGGGGATCGCACGGTGCCCCACGGGCTGGCCACCGTGGGCTACGACGACGAGGGCGTCGCGGCCGGCTCCTTCGAACTGGTCCGCGACGGCGTGCTCGTCGGGCACCAGCGTGACCGTCGGATCTCGGCGCTGCACGGCCACGACCGGTCCAACGGATGCGCCTACGCCGACTCCGCGGAGTCCGTTCCGATCCAGCGGATGGCGAACGTGTCCCTGCGGGCGGCGCCGGACGGCCCTTCGACCGAGGAGATGATCTCCGGTGTCGACAACGGCATCTACGTGGTCGGAGACCGCAGTTGGTCGATCGACATGCAGCGCTACAACTTCCAGTTCACCGGACAGCGCTTCTACCGGATCTCCGGCGGCCGGCTGGCGGGACAGCTTCGCGACGTCGCCTACCAGGCCACCACGACCGACTTCTGGGGGTCGATGGCGGCGGTCGGCGGACCCCAGACCTACGTGCTCGGCGGGTCCTTCATGTGCGGGAAGGGGCAGCCGGGGCAGGTCGCGGCCGTGAGTCACGGCTGTCCGACCGCCCTGTTCGAAGGAGTCCGGGTTCTCAACACCGTTCAGGAGGGTGGCCAGTGAGCCGTCCAGCAGCCGTGCGACGATCCGCCCAGGACACGGTCGAGCGCGCGCTCCACCTCAGTCGGGCCGACGAGACGATGGTGCTGGTCTCCGAGACCAGCAGCGCGAACCTGCGGTGGGCCAACAACACGCTGACGACCAACGGCGTGACACGGGGACGCACGGTCACCGTGATCGCGCTGACCCACGGCCCCCAGGGCACCGCCGCCGGGGTGGTGAGCCGCACCGGAGCACCGGACGACGCCCTGGCCGAGCTGGTCGCCTCGGCGGAGGCGGTGAGCCGCGAGGCCGCCCCGGCGGAGGAGGCCCGTCCCCTCCTCACGCCCGAGGACGCCGCGTCGGGCGACTTCACCTCCGAGGCTCCGGTCACCGACATGTCGGTGCTGCGCGACGTCGCCGACGGACTCGGGGAGGCCTTCGGCCGCGCGCGGTCGACGGGGCAACTGCTGTACGGCTACGCCGAACACGACCTCACCACCACCTATCTCGGCACCTCCACCGGGGTGCGTCTGTGCCACAGTCAACCGACCGGGACGATCGAGCTCAACGCCAAGAAACCGGAGTTCGCGAGCTCGACGTGGGTCGGGCAGTCGACCCGCGACTTCGGTGACGTGGACGTCCTCGCACTCGCCGCGGAGACCGATCGCCGGACCCAGTGGGCGAGCCGCACGATGGACCTGCCGGCCGGGCGCTACGAGACCCTGATGCCCCCGTCGACGGTCGGCGACATGATGATCGACCTCTACCAGGCGATGGGCGCGCGCGACGCCGAGGAAGGGCGGACCGTCTTCTCGCGGCCGAACGGGGCCACCAGTGTCGGTGAACGGCTGGCCCACCTCCCCGTGACCCTGCGCAGTGACCCGGCCGAACCGGGCCTGGAGTGCGCCCCCTTCCTGGCCACCGAGCGGACCGGCCGGACGGTGACGGCGTTCGACAACGGCCTCCCGCTGCGGCCGACCCGGTGGATCGACCAGGGCACGGTCGGCGCGCTCGGTCAGACCCGTCACTCCGCCGACCTCACCGGTCAGCCGGTGACGGGCTTCGTGGACAACCTCGTGCTGGAACACCACGGCGCGACCCGCACCCTGGACGACATGATCGCCGACACCCGGCGCGGTCTGCTGCTCACCTGCCTGTGGTACATCCGCGTGGTCGACCCACAGACGCTCCTGCTCACCGGACTGACCCGCGACGGGGTCTACCTGGTGGAGGACGGGGAGATCGTGGGCGCGGTCAACAACTTCCGGTTCAACGAGTCGCCGGCGAGCCTGCTGGAGCGCGCCACCGAGGCCGGGGTCACCGTCCCGGCGCTCTCCCGCGAGACGGGCGACTACTTCTCCCGGACGGCCATGCCCGCGCTGCGCGTTCC is part of the Spiractinospora alimapuensis genome and harbors:
- the folP gene encoding dihydropteroate synthase; translation: MAVVNRTPDSFYDRGSTFGFDAAVRAVDTAVSRGADIVDIGGVRAGYGPAVDAVEEARRTVGLIEEVRRRHPTVVVSVDTWRAEVADLCARAGADLINDTWAGADPDLARVAADHGAGLVCSHTGGLAPRTDPHRPEYTDVVADVVDTVCRLAERAVDLGVAPERILVDPTHDFGKNTYHSLELTRRLRELTDTGWPVLVAVSNKDFIGETLDAPVGERLAGTLAVLAVSAWQGARVFRVHDAAAARDALDRVGVLAGR
- a CDS encoding Lrp/AsnC family transcriptional regulator, with product MLDAIDAALIKALQTDGRATYQTLAEGVGLSRTAVRARVRRMLTTGAIRVVGIPHAGLTGMQVFALVEFTVHGASEHLVTELQHRDSVIFAAHTAGRVPVVAYLRTANDNQLATELATLRRVTGVARTDVFRAAVGPREPVGASDPRAAVDGLDWRLIRLLQEDGRASYAELARHVGLSQAATRSRVVRLIGIGMVHVTALLEPATMGVNECVGFGAHCRGDAAAAAAHLGRVPGVNFAISGFGRFDVIGVVAGADRAGVVETLGAVRSLADITEVETWAHLGVVKERHRVARDGGQGGRTVPGGAFLPRRKPRRDGGG
- a CDS encoding FadR/GntR family transcriptional regulator, with amino-acid sequence MPLASTRRTGLVEQVITQIRTQIDSGEWRVGDRIPTETELSDQLEVGRNTVREAVRALAHTGLLEIRQGAGTFVRASSELAGALRRRVERGKLRETLEVRRALEVEAARLAATRRTDTDLEELNTQLRRRKAAHDVGDPAAFVDSDVALHRAVVRASHSPLLIELYSNLTPGITEGIASMVLEDGTETVPIDHTPLVAAIRDRDPDAAAQETTRFIDELLEENQD
- a CDS encoding RraA family protein encodes the protein MALADTLTALGTTALAKNGAQSLGSHLFPVWPGAALAGAALPVACLPGDNLAIHVAVAQATPRTVLVVDTAADPDYGYVGEILAVAAQIRDLAGIMVEGSVRDVVGITRCGLPVVGTGVSVREPTSERGGSVGETVHLAGGAQPVRRGDWVAADEDGAVVLARADTARIVAATIAASEHERTVLDALSNGRSTLDVLNLDPSRVTGWSGAPVAARAVGRP
- a CDS encoding CPBP family intramembrane glutamic endopeptidase, translating into MTTAKAEPRDDSVPSSPGSPAVAALTPRLLGWEIAVVLAASVAAYAVESTISFVGVLTSPESLSAQQANLVVPGAQSERPWLDLAVQVFRIVNALVPVVLVVYLLHRTRESAARIGFDVRRPGFDLGYGALLAGLIGAGGLVVYLVSVNLGLTRPIAPSTLHPHWWQIPVLVLQAVKNGVLEEVIVVGYLMHRFGQLGRMWGWSPRRSAIVATATSSGLRAFYHLYQGVGMFFGNLVMGVVFCWFYHRFGRVMPLVVAHAVIDIVAFVGAVYLIGALDWLPV
- a CDS encoding LCP family protein, which gives rise to MPESSPPVSRPGTARALLWTALSVILPGSAHLRAGKRRAGTALIVGYVVLLVAAGVAAYLMGDATRAARLALRPNVLLALGGSAVVLALLWCTVVVHSYVLLRPERSGVLARLTSVVVVAALCLTVAAPAAATLRGTYIAHDRLTSIFGADAPDHPSSSEDPTAVWGDRDRVSMLLIGSDGGDNRYGVRTDSMMVANIDVEHGDVVLIGLPRNLQNVPFPEDSELAELYPEPTGFDQLLQDVYQVVEEDPELAVTPGVPNPAADTLKDTIGYAIGLDVDYYAMVDMQGFEDLIDAIGGVRIRIEDEIPWGHRGDVLEPGVQQLTGQQSLWYVRSRIGSDDYTRMGRQGCLIQAVAEQVDPWTVVTSFQDLADAAEATLETDVPLALVSNFVDLAELVPQGSMRTLQLSPPQVSTAYPDWEEVREMVAEAVQEQEDAQAAAEEDATSTPDATETGAADDDAPDEDADTSEEGAEDEESTEWQDWSGSPSASPTTPGRQVGDEPASLDEICP
- a CDS encoding CynX/NimT family MFS transporter, with the protein product MTQRESEVRLPARRSWTVAILLVLGIGLAGLNLRIAVTSVGPILEELTNGLGLSALGAGLLTTLPVVCFALFGGFTPVLARLIGEQRLLLVALCAIALGSGARGFAEPTWLFMVCSAVALSGGAVGNVLLPGLIKRLFPDRVGALTTLYTTAMAVGSALAAALTVPAMHAVSGDWRIVLTGYAAFAVIAAVPWVIVLLGGTSSAAGSSTLSVRRVLGSAMGWQSITYFGTQSALAYILFGWYSQLLRTSGLGAAEAGVQLSYLSALAIPTSLLLPGLAVRIRDQRWIVVACSSCYVVGLVGLGIAPVAAPWVWSTLLGVAMSSFPLALTLFAIRTRTAAGTATLSATSQSVGYLIGGAGPLLFGLAYGATGGWGLSVVIALCAVVANATAGLLIARPRYLEDSLDAQRPRR